One stretch of Diabrotica undecimpunctata isolate CICGRU chromosome 5, icDiaUnde3, whole genome shotgun sequence DNA includes these proteins:
- the LOC140440750 gene encoding uncharacterized protein — protein sequence MDNESSPKKILFLRKPNEIIDITPYGNSDDHEQEYIALEKFLHTIENNISDTILPLDNISTLDLSRCNLENLPDSCKDLNIKQLVLAHNNLSKVPVCIYSGMKHIEHLDIGHNKIEQFYIAPACLNVLKVLKINNNLFKSLPQFITNFQCIELEEINFSCNNSMSYKFTKMSCTMDKMKLKKVKFKNSCLLDADYDFLRCFNFIEYLDLSNKYRTFVNKLYETDNLFVNLKWKHLQVLKMNNLSIGMFPDGICWVETLRELYINNNNISWLPDGIQFLVNLRVLDISSNFIVAIPQQVEKLVSLEVLLACRNSIETLLGNMPALKVLDLYDNSLDSFNINCDQLEELDLELNYYSTNEMVNYEDKKNTLRSSLKQLAIRADGIKILEKYPSTRSSYCSRSSSTSTNYSWNDIIPTVTVYDETEDWDLPVSSKPRNPDIDTADEEWTGEEDHYHKSRCKVYPKVYVNDEDWMFEDAE from the coding sequence ATAACGAATCTTCACCGAAGAAAATCCTGTTTCTAAGAAAACCAAATGAAATAATTGATATTACGCCATATGGAAATAGTGATGATCACGAACAGGAATATATCGCACTGGAGAAATTCTTACATACTATTGAGAACAATATTAGTGATACTATCCTACCTCTAGACAATATTTCAACTTTAGACTTATCCCGATGTAATCTAGAAAATTTGCCAGATAGCTGTAAGGAcctaaatataaaacaattagtACTTGCTCACAATAATCTATCCAAAGTACCTGTTTGTATATACAGCGGCATGAAACATATAGAGCATCTTGATATTGGTCATAACAAGATCGAACAATTTTATATAGCTCCAGCTTGTTTAAATGTGCTTAAAGTCCTTAAAATCAAcaacaatttgtttaaatctctgcCCCAATTTATCACTAATTTTCAATGTATAGAGTTGGAGGAAATTAATTTTAGCTGCAATAACTCTATGAGCTATAAGTTTACCAAAATGAGCTGTACGATGGACAAAATGAAACTGAAGAAGGTAAAGTTTAAGAATAGTTGTTTGTTGGACGCCGATTATGACTTTCTTAGATGTTTTAATTTCATCGAATATTTAGATCTGAGCAATAAGTATAGAACTTTTGTTAACAAGTTGTACGAGACTGATAATCTTTTTGTGAACCTAAAATGGAAGCATTTGCAGGTATTAAAGATGAACAACTTATCGATAGGAATGTTTCCCGATGGGATCTGCTGGGTTGAAACGTTAAGGGAACTCtacattaataacaataatatttcATGGTTACCCGATGGCATACAGTTTCTTGTTAACTTAAGAGTGTTGGATATTTCTAGTAATTTTATTGTAGCAATTCCACAACAAGTAGAAAAGCTAGTTTCGTTAGAAGTTCTCTTAGCATGTAGAAACAGTATTGAAACCTTACTTGGTAATATGCCTGCATTAAAAGTATTAGATCTGTATGATAATTCTTTGGATTCATTCAATATAAATTGTGATCAATTGGAAGAATTGGATCTGGAACTAAATTATTACAGCACTAATGAAATGGTAAACtatgaagataaaaaaaatacgTTACGATCATCTTTAAAACAGTTAGCAATTCGAGCAGATGgtataaaaatattggaaaaatatcCATCTACGAGATCTTCTTATTGTAGTAGAAGTAGTTCTACTTCTACAAATTACTCTTGGAATGATATCATTCCAACGGTAACTGTATATGACGAAACGGAGGATTGGGATTTGCCGGTTTCTTCCAAACCAAGGAATCCGGATATTGATACTGCTGATGAAGAATGGACAGGTGAAGAAGACCATTACCATAAAAGTCGCTGCAAAGTGTATCCAAAGGTTTATGTTAATGATGAAGACTGGATGTTTGAGGATGCTGAATAA
- the LOC140442430 gene encoding uncharacterized protein, whose amino-acid sequence MNTGQLTTLKKFGSDCICVNGTHGVNSYQFELHTLLVLDDLRQGFPCCFCISNRSDETIMSLFYDCVKKESGLIEAKVFMSDMADVYYNAWSKVMTETHFRLYCTWHVDRAWRKNLTLIKTKEKQELVYKNLRVLLQETDPSAFEPMLNSFIENTFDNPSTVNFGRYFQTNYASKTISWAYCYRMHAGLNTNMHIERMHRTIKYIYLQGRNNKRLDKAVTALMKFIRDKLFDRLIILNKGKLSYKIIEIRKRENDVECDCQLICTDCNVCIHKYSCSCLDSAIAWNMCKHIHLLCRYRQLTKESSQEEQKMEIVEDQRAVESEIIFEELDNKSAIRCESLVERKEEMLRHLYVLVNGVKTEQEWTALEKMVNPIEPILTAISQQTISNFESKDSKPSNAKILKQRRLFSTKKKPSKKKHLTKPTSEECNTIAINLLN is encoded by the exons ATGAACACTGGTCAACTCACCACATTGAAGAAGTTTGGAAGTGACTGTATTTGTGTCAATGGAACTCATGGTGTTAACAGCTACCAATTTGAGCTTCACACATTATTAGTTCTTGATGACCTACGTCAAGGCTTTCCCTGTTGTTTCTGTATCTCCAATAGAAGTGATGAGACTATAATGTCTTTATTCTATGATTGTGTCAAGAAAGAAAGTGGCCTTATTGAAGCAAAAGTTTTCATGTCTGACATGGCAGATGTGTATTATAATGCATGGTCAAAAGTAATGACTGAAACACATTTCCG CTTATATTGTACATGGCATGTGGATCGTGCATGGAGAAAGAACCTAACTTTGATTAAGACCAAAGAAAAACAG gAATTGGTGTATAAAAATTTAAGAGTTCTTCTCCAAGAAACAGATCCTTCTGCCTTTGAACCCATGCTAAATAGTTTTATAGAAAATACATTTGATAATCCAAGTACTGTTAATTTCGGTCGTTATTTTCAGACAAATTATGCAAGTAAGACTATATCCTGGGCTTACTGCTATAGGATGCATGCTGGCCTAAACACCAACATGCACATTGAACGAATGCATAGGACCATCAAATACATTTACTTACAAGGCAGAAATAATAAAAGGTTAGATAAAGCTGTAACTGCGCTAATGAAATTCATAAGAGACAAGCTCTTTGACAGGCTAATTATTCTCAATaaaggaaaactttcctataaaattatagaaattagGAAAAGA GAAAATGATGTTGAATGTGATTGTCAACTTATTTGTACAGACTGCAACGTGTGTATTCACAAATATTCGTGTAGCTGCCTTGATTCTGCAATTGCATGGAATATGTGCAAACACATTCACTTGCTTTGTAGGTATAGGCAACTTACAAAGGAATCATCACAGGAAG aacagaaaatggaaatCGTTGAAGATCAAAGAGCAGTAGAATCAGAAATTATTTTTGAAGAGCTGGATAATAAGTCAGCTATCAGATGCGAATCATTGGTAGAAAGAAAAGAAGAGATGTTGCGACACCTGTATGTTCTAGTTAATGGGGTTAAAACAGAGCAAGAATGGACAGCTCTGGAAAAAATGGTGAATCCAATTGAGCCAATCTTAACAGCAATTAGCCAACAGACCATTAGTAACTTTGAATCCAAAGATTCAAAACCCAGCAATGCAAAAATCCTGAAACAGAGACGGCTGTTTAGTACGAAGAAAAAACCCAGCAAAAAGAAACATCTTACTAAACCTACAAGTGAAGAATGTAACACAATTGCGATTAACTTGCTTAATTAA